A region of Apus apus isolate bApuApu2 chromosome 14, bApuApu2.pri.cur, whole genome shotgun sequence DNA encodes the following proteins:
- the ALKBH5 gene encoding RNA demethylase ALKBH5 encodes MAGSGYTDLREKLKSMMPYRDGHKGGGGLPRDPPEPPYDRKRRHQDDSGSEPSDYEEQKEEEEARKVKSGIRQLRLFSAEECAKIEARIEDVVSRAEKGLYKEHTVDRAPLRNKYFFGEGYTYGSQLQRRGPGQERLYPRGEVDAIPEWVHDLVIRKLVEHRVIPEGFVNSAVINDYQPGGCIVSHVDPIHIFERPIVSVSFFSDSALCFGCKFQFKPIRVSEPVLFLPVKRGSVTVLSGYAADEITHCIRPQDIKERRAVIILRKTRLDAPRLETKSLSSSVLPPGYNSDRLSGSNRDQILKPKRSHRKADPDAAHRPRILEMDKEENRRSVLLPKHRRRSNFSSENYWRRSYEYTEDCEEEEEDGSPARKVKMRRH; translated from the exons ATGGCCGGCAGCGGCTACACCGACCTGCGGGAGAAGCTCAAGTCCATGATGCCCTACCGGGACGGCCACAAAGGCGGCGGCGGCCTCCCGCGGGACCCCCCCGAGCCCCCCTACGATCGCAAGCGCCGACACCAGGACGACTCCGGTTCCGAGCCCAGCGACTACgaggagcagaaggaggaggaggaagctcgGAAAGTCAAAAGCGGGATCCGTCAGCTGCGCCTCTTCAGCGCCGAGGAGTGCGCCAAGATCGAGGCTCGCATCGAGGACGTGGTGTCCCGGGCGGAGAAGGGGCTCTACAAGGAGCACACGGTGGATCGGGCCCCGCTGCGGAACAAGTATTTTTTCGGGGAGGGTTATACCTACGGGTCTCAGCTGCAGAGACGAGGCCCCGGGCAGGAGCGCCTGTACCCGCGGGGGGAAGTAGACGCCATCCCGGAGTGGGTTCACGACCTGGTGATCAGGAAGCTGGTGGAGCACCGGGTGATTCCCGAGGGATTTGTGAACAGTGCCGTCATCAATGACTACCAGCCGGGGGGCTGCATTGTCTCCCACGTGGACCCCATCCACATCTTCGAGAGGCCCATCGTCTCCGTCTCTTTCTTCAGCGACTCGGCGCTTTGCTTCGGCTGTAAATTCCAGTTCAAGCCCATCAGGGTCTCGGAGCCCGTTCTCTTCCTGCCCGTCAAGAGGGGAAGCGTCACGGTGCTCAG TGGATATGCAGCTGATGAAATTACACACTGCATTCGACCACAGGACATcaaggagagaagagctgtcATCATCCTTCGAAA aacaAGACTAGATGCACCTCGATTGGAAACAAAATCCCTGAGTAGCTCTGTGTTGCCACCAGGTTATAACTCTGACCGTCTCTCGGGAAGCAACCGGGACCAGATCCTGAAACCAAAGCGGTCCCATCGCAAAGCAGATCCTGATGCTGCTCACAG gCCACGGATTCTAGAAATGGATAAAGAGGAGAACAGGCGCTCAGTCCTCTTACCAAAACATAGGAGACGGAGCAACTTCAGCTCCGAGAACTATTGGCGAAGGTCTTACGAGTACACGGAGGactgtgaggaggaggaggaggatggcaGCCCAGCCAGGAAAGTTAAAATGCGGCGACACTGA